GAAAATTGTTAAAATTGCGGCACAACCACTTAGAAAAAATTGCTGTAGCATTAAAGTTACGGCACAGCCACAAAAAGTCAAAATAGTTGCTGTAACAGTAAAGTCACGGCACAACCACGAACACAAAATCGTCGTTGTAGCAGTTAAGTCACGGCACAATCACGTAGTCAAAATCGTCGTTGTAGCAGTAAAGTCACAGCACAACCACCAAGACAAAATCGTCGCTGTAGCAGTAAAGTCACGGCACAACCACGAAGACAAAATCGTCGCTGTAGCAAGTTGCAGTACAACCACAAAGACAAAATCGTCGTTGTAGCAGTAAAGTCACGGCACAACCACGAAGACAAAATCGTCGTTGTAGCTAGTTGCAGTACAACCACAAAGACAAAATCGTCGTTGTAGCAGTAAAGTCGCGGCACAACCACTAAGACAAAATCGTCGCTGTAGCAGTCACGACACAACCACGAAGACAAAATCGTCGTTGTAGCAAGTTGCAGTACAACCACAAAGACGTCGGGAAGCAATAAACCGATCCTAACTGCCCATCACAATTAGCGCTTCAGCACGTCAAGAGAATGACAATTATTAGTGAAGCCAATGAGATATAGAGAGTCTATAGGTCCGTCAtatatttgcatttctatgcTTTTATTTTCCATCCTAACCGAGGTAGGTTTAGTACATGTGCTTTAATGTTTCGCAGTAATACCATCATCAAATGATTAAGAATGGTTGATAGAAGTAGATATTAAAAAACAGAACTGTTCCGGTTCTAAAGGTACCAACTTCTGTCCGCCGGCGCTTGAATTAGTTAGATTGTATCCGTCAATAAGTATATGTTAGTTACTTCTCGAAATTAAAGTTCGTTATACTGAGACAAATCTCAATAGATATACAAGTACCATTGTACCGTTGTGTATGTAACTAACTGACTTAACGTATTGTGCTTAGCTTTCGATCACTatattagcctgtgtttacacaatccctcgctggctggggttaatgagcggcggcaattgtagggccggccgctagggagCGCGATTTGGCCAGGCTAGTCCAATAGtatccaataggaaacaaaagtaagacaaagtcaggacaatattttttgtttgattcattaaaggggcattccactccacacgggagtgttattttccgatagatatcaattttaggaagtgataactgcatacgacttcacattatacgataaagtacccagttgctccgcatgcctcaaaagcattcagtcttctactaaactccccaagtaccctctaattgaataaATCCTATGGCTGTATACAATGcagaacttttaggtaaggttaccaaactaatttcagttcgctaagaaatttcgtattgttcttgtattctttgctatcttaagagaaatttgccttctcggtgtgctcagcgtacctcatttattccgaaaatatgtacgataaacaaagtgtctatgcgtatagggaatacatgggtagggtctgcatgggtttagtgagtgtcattattgttttataaaacacacatcacgtaattcatcctaaggtgaattccacaaattttggctgattatgtattcattgacacattatttattggaaaacaagactcccttctggagtggaatgcccctttaattaCAGACACCGGGTAGCGTTATGTAGTGTGCTTTGTTCGCTttgtattgtacatattgtatgatAGCTTGTTGCATctgtaaccttcatcaacataacTGTAACGTTGATTTGATAGGCTTTTCTCTCTTTCATAGATTGTCTGATATCGATCCCGCTCTATGCAAATTAGCGTAGTAAGCATTTGTAGTCTTCCATAATCAAACGAAAACCTGCTAAACCAGTTTTATTGCCAGCTGTCCACTCATTAGCCATATAAAAGATCTAGACTAACCCACGCTGACACTGTGATTCCAGACTCTTTGGACCGCTGTTGCAACCGAAACATTCGAATTCCGCCGTCTCTTGGTTCGGACCGTTCTATTTCGGTAAGCACACTGGCTGTTGTTTTGTCTAGTGGTACGCTGGTGTCGTCTAGTGGTGAGTATTGTAGTCTccattttcatttaatttccaTTGCGTAGAGTAACCTTTATGTAACTTTATTGTCTAGTGGTACGCTAGTGTCGTCTAGTGGTGAGTATTGTAGTCTCCATTGTCGTTTTAGTTCCTTTGCGTAGAgtcatagtctgcatagactgaCAGTAGTAGGTACGCATAACAGCAAGCCACTACCAACAGTTTCCCTGTCACCCCTGGAGCATTTTTTGTAGATCTATATACagcatgatttttttcttggacaAATTGCGATGTGGTCTCTctttaaggccccctttccactagacggcgatcgcgctgcgctctcactgcgacctaaataggatttGTGTAACACTGGTGTGACTCAAGTGTGACTAGtcgactgagaagacaacaaaacacagaaagtgtaaaaagattcgtttctttccTATACATTCCGTTTAGGGGtacgtcaaattttaggtcgaagagagagagagagagcgagcgGCGACAGCGttgtcctagtggaaaggggatatAACGACACTCGTGTGTAAgccacatttacatacatataatGTTAGTACCCTCGGCCCTGGCGGAGAAGTGATGCCACTTTTGTGCACTTTAAACGTGCACAAAAGTAGCATCACTTCTCCGCCAGGGCCGACGGTACTAACAGATGACGTAACCTAGCCTGAAAAGTGATGAGATGTTGCATAGGAACGTTTTACCAACATGCCATCCTGATGTGTCATTTTTGTTGGGTCATGCTTTTATGTGATTTGTGACGAATTATTCTGAACCAAGATGTAACTTCTATTTCTTACACAGCCATTCGACCATCATGGAAAACAGGCCTGTGATTACTCAAGGCTTAGTTGAGAATGCGGAAGAACTAGGACGATGCTTCAACTTGGCGACCAACAGCATGGAGATACAGATTCAGTCGAACACTTGTGGTCGAACGCACCTGGAATCGCACAGTACAGAAGCGGGGGATCAGACAAGGCCTGAGAATCTccacaagtgtgaggagtgcagtaggcaCTTCACTAAGCAGTGCcttctgaagagacacatgcagcGTGTACACACCAAAGAGAAACCGTTCCATTGCGATCATGAGGGGTGTGACGAGCAGTTCCGTCTCTTTGTTGAgctaaagagacacatgcgggTTCACGCCAAACCGTTCCAGTGTCAGGAGTGTGATAAGCAGTTCCTTAGGTTAGGTCTGCTAAAAAAGCACATGGTATCTCACAGCGACCAGACACCGTTCCAGTGCGATCATCATGGGTGTGGCAAGCAGTTTCGTCGGAAGGGCGAGCTAAAGAAACACCTGCTAACTCATACCGACGTTAAACCGTATCAGTGTGAGGTATGTGGTAAACAGTCACGTTTGATGGGtgatctaaagaaacacatgctgactcacaccggtgagaaaccgcaTCGCTGCGAGGAGTGCGGGAAGCAGTTCACCCAGACAGCTAGTCTAAAGAAGCACTTGAGGtctcacacaggcgagaaaccgtTTCAATGTGAGAAGTGTGGCATGCAGTTTACCCAGATGGGGTCTCTGAAAGTCCACGCGCGGACTCACACAGATGAGAAGCCATACATGTGTGAGACGTGTGGCAAGCGGTGCAGGCAACTGAGTAACCTGAAGGAACACATGatgactcacacaggtgagaaaccttacatctgCCAGGTGTGTGGCAGGCAGGTGAGACACATGTCTGCGCTGAAGAAACACATCATGAGGAATCACGCCAGCAAACAGGTATAGCGAGTTCACGATAGCGGACCCGAATTCAAGTCCTTGGGTAAACGAAAAATTAGGACAATCCGCAAAAGTTACCCTAAAATGCTATCCTACGTTTCCACAATAGCACCGAGAACAAGAAAAGACTAAATGGATCCGTCGCACGAGTCCGGAAGTTCAAGTTCTTATGAGTTGCGTGTTGACATTCATTGGTTTCGGAAGCGCTGCGGGGAAGAAGTTACTTAGtactatttttgtttgtttgttggccCACCGTTGTGCAGCTTGGTTATCTAACCTTAAATACTACGTCTAATTTTAACCATCAGTTTGCTCGACTTTCTGTTTAAGTGGATAAAGAGCTGTATGATACAGAATATGGCTCTTTTCATGTAACGATACAATGATTTAGGAGTGCATGCGAATGAGGGTATCAACCTTGTGCATTAGGATCAGATGGAATGACAAATTAGATGTTGTGGGAAGTTATGTTAAAAAGTAGTCTGCTGTGTTGTTACGTACTAGTATTAGAAGAATCTTGTTTGCTCTTAAAGGCCTTGtccatgtattacattgtatcattTCCAATAAAGCATGAATGAATATGATCTTGACGtgcaattttttctcaagtcgGGATGAGAAAATCGGTCTTCAATCGATCAAACAAGGAAAATAGTACGTATGGCAATAACTTTAACTTTGGTGATACATCGTGACACAACGTGTTTTATAAAACTTTCTATTTTCTCGACATTTAGTACCTGGGAATCGTCACCATCAACAACATGTCTGGTCCATTAAGAAAAGTTAAagattacaaaataaaaacagttgcCGATGTCTGTGTAAGGGGATGTGATATCTGCTATGTTAAACtgtgaatatatatatacatacatgcttctgaaaaatatatatttctgaATAAAATACATATCAATACAGAAGTAAAACAATGTTATTTTGAAGCAATACTATAAAACTATGTTTCCCAAATAAAGGATGGTGTTACATCGGGTTCTAACTGACATGATCGTTATTCACGAAATGCCTCGGATTGTAAGACACTTTCGTCTGCAAACCATAATTTACCATATATAGATATCTTTTGTTAAATCTATTAATGCGACTTATTTAGTCTTAGAACAGAACCGAGCAGCATGACAGCCCGGCGTCCACCTTCTTCAGCTCCCCCACTGTCAGTTCGATTCGCTTGACCTCCGGGAGCTTGTCTGCAAACGCCTGTAATGATTGAACAGGACATGATTTGAAAATTTAGATTT
The window above is part of the Branchiostoma floridae strain S238N-H82 chromosome 14, Bfl_VNyyK, whole genome shotgun sequence genome. Proteins encoded here:
- the LOC118430993 gene encoding zinc finger protein 239-like — its product is MENRPVITQGLVENAEELGRCFNLATNSMEIQIQSNTCGRTHLESHSTEAGDQTRPENLHKCEECSRHFTKQCLLKRHMQRVHTKEKPFHCDHEGCDEQFRLFVELKRHMRVHAKPFQCQECDKQFLRLGLLKKHMVSHSDQTPFQCDHHGCGKQFRRKGELKKHLLTHTDVKPYQCEVCGKQSRLMGDLKKHMLTHTGEKPHRCEECGKQFTQTASLKKHLRSHTGEKPFQCEKCGMQFTQMGSLKVHARTHTDEKPYMCETCGKRCRQLSNLKEHMMTHTGEKPYICQVCGRQVRHMSALKKHIMRNHASKQV